The Anoplopoma fimbria isolate UVic2021 breed Golden Eagle Sablefish chromosome 10, Afim_UVic_2022, whole genome shotgun sequence sequence CAAGCTTTATTCATAGAAATCCACCAATATCCCAACATTTGTCAGTTGCATTGAACTCAACAGTTAAGGAACAAGTAGTGATTATGTTACCCCCATCACACTAGATTATCATCCGGGACTGTTCCTAGCCTCTAGAGAgaaagcctgtgtgtgtttgtgtgtttggcttGGATGTGACGTGTAGAGAGCGCTATCCCGTTAGTTAAGCTGTAGCTTAAAGTGGTAAAGAGATCAGGAGATCAGTAACATATCTGGAGACAGGACCCTTCTGTCCGCTCTGACACAGCAGCTTTCACTGCATGTGCACGTGGTGTGGTGTTATTACAGTCCATCTTGTACATCAAAGCTTCACACCGATGTCCGTGTACTTAAACAATTACCGAGTGGCTTGGCCTGGAAGTTCAATGCCACTCCATATGAAGAAGTGCGGTGAGAAGCTGAGCAATTTACCACAAGAGGCCTGCAGGCCAGTGATTTTACAGCTGACGGGGCGTTGTTAGGGACTACAAAAAGGGTGAAGGTAACTTACTGCTGTTATGAAAGGAAAACTAATTATTATCTCGTCCTTTCAATCAAATGAATGCATGTATTGCTCTTTTGCAGCAGCTGTGAATGTGAAGCATTTGTCCCTTAGGTCCTGATTGATTCATGTTATAGCTGCTGTGTGATTCACGTTAAATAGTCCGTGGGTGTATTCGAGCAGGTGTAACTTCATCTCTTCTGTACAGATGATCAGTGCAGAGGCTCCGGTCCTGTTTGCCAAAGCAGCTCAGATCTTCATCACAGAGCTCACCCTCAGAGCGTGGATCCACACCGAGGACAACAAGAGACGCACGCTACAGGTCAGATTCACTCACAGAGACGCATGAACCCTGTGTCACACATGTTTCACCTTGATCAGATTATGCTTCCATTAAGGGAAACTACATGACCCTGTCTATCTTTGTCatctttgtcctttttcttcttaCTCTCTTTCCGCCATATTTATTGGGATTGTCACATCCGTCTATTGTGATAATTAAATAACCTCTATTATCCTTTCGTACATTTCTTATTAGCACCCTTACATCATTTGGGTGTCTCTTTGGTTTGTTGCTTTCTATTCACTGGGTTGCCCATGTCTGTGTCAAACACAAGCCGAGGCCCCATACCAGCATCCCCTTGAGTACTATTCCTCTGTTTAGTTCTTTCTCCCTCCACTGACTTTGAAAGCAAAGCCGGGCGGGTGCCGTGACCCACTTTTCCCCGCGGTGCCATTTTGCCTGCTCGGCTGTCCCAAAGTTGAATAAGATGGGCTCTGGAATGAtttgagggagaaaaaggacGGGGAGAAAGTGAAAACACTGATGGGAAGAGTGGGGGGGGAAATCAAGATGAAGAGTCTCACCTGGATGTGAAGAGGGGGAAAACGCTGGAGCAGAACATGAAAGCCCTTAAGTCTACTTTATCCATTGACATACCTCTGAGAGATTAGCAGCCCATGgatatgtgtgtttctgccaACGCAGGTAGAAAAAGAGTCTGGAAAAAAAGACCCTCATCGTAGTCTGGAGGGAGTCTTAAATTGAAGACCTACTTTGGAAGTGTGTTCACTCTGCTGTTGTCTTGGCTAATCTTTGACTCAGTCCTTTTTTTAGCATGAAACTCTCAGGTGTAAGAACTCTACACCGAATGCTTTAAATAGCAACTTAATTTACTGCACTGGTTTAcatgttaattacattttacaccACAGATGGCGCATTAGCTACGCGTGACGGTTGAACCTCGTGGATGTGTGATTTTCTTGTGCCCAAGTGAGGAAAAACAGCATCCCCCATTTCCACAtgtttaaacacacacgcagagcCCTAGTCCTATTGTGAAGAGAGCACGCCAATTGAGGTCACCATAGTAACGCTCATCAATAGAGCAAGTGTAGATGTGACCTGGTGTTACCAGATATTAATcaagctgctataaatagccTCCAGTGGAGGGAGGGCCACAATGGGGGGTCCTGACAGCCAATATCCTGTGGAAAATTCCACAGAGACagcacactgctgctgttatagGAGAGCGTATAGCTGCAGAGCCTCCGCTCACAAGGGCAGGAAAGCGTCATTCCTATTCATTTCCACCCATCACACTTACCCACGTTAATGCTTGTGATGCTAGggtgattgtttgttttttttccatttacttTTACTGACTGTtggttaaaatataaaagttgtTGAGCAACAAAATCCTCACacttgagaagctggaaccggCAGATATTTggcatattttacattaaaatgacaaataattagTCAATTAACAAACTAGTTAGTAGTTGATTTAGCTCTAAACTTATCCTCTCTTCCTTTGAGCTCAGTTATCAAAGCTAATACCTGTTAGAATACTACCAGGAACTTCATTTCAATTCCACAGAAGCCTCTTGTGTGGCTATTTTGGGGGAGCTGACCTTAGGCCTTAAGGCATGTTTATATATAGCTCGCTGCATATATTGAATTAGCATAATTTAAAGTCTGACCTCATCACTTGACCCTCTCCGTGTGTTATGTTTTCAGAGGAACGACATTGCCATGGCAATAACAAAGTTTGACCAGTTTGACTTCCTGATTGACATTGTGCCCCGGGACGACCTGAAGCCGCCTAAACGACAGGTACTAAATCACACGCTGCACGCTGACAGGGCAAAAAGCAGATGTCTCCAACGGTGTTGTGAGCTTTGAAGTTTAACACAGGAGAACGAGGCTCTTCATCTCAGGTGCTCTTCCGTTGTTGGCAACCTGGAGGTGCTGTAAACATCCTTGACTGGAAGCTGGAGTTTGGACAGCAAGGGCTTTCAGTCGGATGTTTGCAGCATCTCATTGCCTCTGACAGCCGACCGTAACTCGGTTGTACAATCGGTAACAGAAAAGCACAACTTCCTCAAGGATTTGAATATGTCCTCTACCTTAGGGACCAATTTAATAAGGATCAAATCAATTGCAATCTCTTACAGAAGAACAGCACATTGCACTgaagttttgctttttaatgtaaGATTAATGTACAGGATACAAATGGAGGATACCAGATGGTGGAGTGAGATATTTAAATTAGTTGTCAAGTATACTGTCTCCAGGCATGTAAACATCCTACACTCTCAGCTGTGTTGTCATGGAGCTGGGAGAAGGGTGTTTACGCTTCTGGTGATGGAGAAACCTCATCAAGATGAAGCTCTGTTCATAAGTCAGTTATCAGGCAGAAATGACACAGGTCAGTGTTTACTGATGATTTGATTTGTAGTAATTGTTAGAACTGGGTTCAAGCACCCGTAGCAGCAAGCATCTAACGTGCCGAACTGTGATAAGTAAAGTGAATGCCAACAAACCCTGacgctgcatttttttttttttttgtggctgacCCAGGAAGAAGACGGGTGTTCACATTTATAAATCATTTACTGTCACAGGAACATTAATAGTTGTTGTAAACCAACATTACAGTAGAGTCACAAATGGTTGATGCTGTTTTTTGGTGTAAATAGTTCTGGCCGATGCCTCCCGGCCTTCAGTCTGTGGTTTTGACCGGTGTGGTGCTTGTAATGGATCTTACGTCCAGATTACATTACTCTTCTCCAGCCACATCCCATCAGTTATTTATCACACCTCTACCGTTACCTGCAAAAATAATTCATGGAGATGTAATGGACTGATAGGCCTTCTtcgatgtgtttgtttgtttgtgtgtgtgtgtgtgtgtgtgtgtgtgtgtgtgtgtgtgtgtgtggtcatcaTCAGGAGGAGATGCGGCAGTCAGTAGCTCCAGCAGAGCCGGTGCAGTACTACTTCACTTTGGCCCAGCAGCCTGGAGCCGTGCAGGTGCAGAGCACACAACAGGGCCAGCAGCAGGGCGCACAAACAGCCACGACCATCCAGCCCGGACAAATCATCATCGCTCAGCCACAGCAAGGACAGGTAATACTGCTAACACCTTGTTATAAGAGCTTATAATGGGGGTTGCCACATAGTAGACAACACCAAGATTAAAACAAGCTGAAACAACTAAATGAAACCAAAGCTGGATATGAGAATTTTAGGGCAATAATAACGGCCATGTGGAGAAGCACACTGACTACAGCTGAGAGGCTTAACTGCTcccacagaaacagaaaataccAGTTAATTAAGCCTTCACTGAACGTTAAgtacatgtgaatgtgtgtttttctgtggatGGATAACACATGAAGGATTATGTAGCAAATTCTGAGCTCCACGTCGTCTTTGGAAGCTTTCTGCAAAAGGCTTTATTGATATTAGTCTTAGCTCACATTCAGTAGCCGACTACTCTCCCACCAGCAGGAATATCTGAACCTCAGACACACCCAGGCCACATAACTAAAGGCACACATGCTCACCCACCCTCTAAAAACCCGGCAGAGGAAACATTTGATCTGAacacttacttacttacttacttacttacttacttacttacttacttacttacttacttacttatatatatatatgaattacaatgaaatgaagtgaattttttctaaatgttctgTAACTGATTAATTGAAATTTGTGCATTCTTGTTCCTTGTCTATTTTTGCAATATCATAGACAAACCTAACACATATCATATGTACAGTGTGAATCATGGATGAATTTCTCAAAGCATATAGTATGTAATGtacattttgcttttataatCTGACATTAGGAAAAAGTACAATGCATAGCGATGCCAgtattatattcataaaaaacatcacCTCGGTCAGATTCCTTACCCTTACCCTTATCCTTACCGTAAAAACACTACTTTAGGCTCAACAACATTGAAGACGTGGCTGGTGTTACTATGATTTTGCACAAATTGAGTTCTTTCTTgcaaatttgatttaataatctCAGATAATATTCAAGTTTTTTCTCGTAACTTTACGACTTTAATCCCGGGAATAGGGAGTGTTTTCTCTGAAAATGACCACCCCTCCCTTTTTAAACTTACAACGGCTCTTATTCTCTGTCGTTCTTTCTATAGTCCTAtagcacacacagacaaaaacacacagtttctctcacactcactcactcagacACATGCATATGAGTATTGGGGAGAGTGTGTTTCCACCTCTGGATCCCATTTTCTCATTCTATTCTGTCGGGCCATCAGATgctgcaaggtgccaccatgcAGCAGTTACAGCAATTGCAGGTGCAGTTACAGGGCACACCCATCACACCTCTTTTCACCactgtaacacaacaaacatacatatttggGGACAACTTTCAATTGTCTCTCTTCTTAACTACCTTACTCATACTTTGTCTCCTGagcgttctctctctctctctctctctctctctctctctctctctctctctctctctctctctctgcctctctctgcatGTCACGTAGCCGTGCTCCTGGGCTGCTGTGCTCCTGGGCTGCTGTGCTACTTCATGCTGCTTCAGCAGACTGCCTTTAGCTGAGCTGTCATGCTCGTTTAGACCTGGCCTGATTCACTGGCACCGCTACTGCTGCAGTCCCCACTGAGAGCAGGGAGGTCACAGATTGACACTCACCTTACGTAGACCCATTGTGGGCTATTTACAAGGTAGCACTTTAAAAGGTGGGCCATGAGGGAATAAGTCAAAGTTGAGAATTTGTAGGTGTGCTTTTGAGATTACATAAAACCTCTCTTGGAGGCTTCATCTCAACCCCTCTGCCATCGCACCCTGCTTATTTGAAGTTATTCCCACTAGCATTGCGATTAATGATAGGGTTTGACGGACACCTACGTGTTTTCTGGAGTAAAACAGAGACGGTTAGATTGTCAATAACTACCGGGCACATTCCATGCTTGGTACAGATTTGGTCTATTGAGTAATGTGTTAGCAGGAAATACTTTCGAATAAATAAGGAAaagaaaactaagaaaagatgATGGGCTGAGTTCCATGGATTCATACCCTTTATTTATGCATCTGTGTGCAGAGCTTTCAATGTCACCACTTGTCTCTGTAGTACCAATTTGCTTTCCTTAGGCCACCAACTCTCGCATAAGTGCTCATAAAACCCCAGTTGACATTACTTAAGCTGCTGTAAATGTACATGCATTTTCTAAATCTGCCCAAACTCccccattatttatttatttatttgacctGTTTCCGAATTTCACCTCAGATTCTTTAACACTCATAAGCATGTCATTAAATGTCATTTACCTcttgtatttctctctctgctgctcttacATTTATGCCTTCTACGCACACACTCCACACATGCTTACATCCACGTGTTAAGTTGTTGCAATCGCTGCTTTTCTCACTTTGTGTCTTTCTCCCATTTTCCCATTCTACTCTTTCGGGCCATCAGATGCTTCAAGGTGCGACCATGCAGCAGTTACAGCATGTGCAGGTGCAGTCACAGGGCACACCCATCACggtaaacacacatatgcacatttgtattaatatgttctcacacacacacacacacacacacacacacacagagaggccaCTACTTGTGTCATAGCCCTGTAGGTGACTGCGGCCCacaagctccgtcctgctcagGTGACTGAGGCCTGTAGCATGAGATCAGGTGGCCTCTCCTGGATTGTGTGACAGGCGGAGGACAAAGGGAGGTCTCCAATCCTGCGTTGTCACCTCACGTCCCCACATCTTTTGTGTCTGCCTGATAATCTTTAACAGACTTTAAAATTAACACATAAATTTCATGGTTCTGGTTAAAATCTTATTCCAGTGAAGTCAGTGATTTCCTGTTACAGTGCTTTATGTCAATTATAAACCACATGTCTGTAATGTGTTACTTCTGTCTCATCcgtctgtgtctctttctgctttttgtctttccttttctctcttcttttcgcTCCATTAGAGTGCGCCCGTGACAATGCAGGTGGGTGAGGGCCAACAGGTACAAATTGTCCAAGCTGCACCTGCCCAGGGTCAAGGTCAGACAGCTCAAGCCCAAGGCCAGACCATGCAGGTCATGCAGCAGATCATCACCAACACAGGAGAGATCCAGCAGATCCCGGTAAGGAATACGGTTAAGCGGAAGAAAAGCGATGGGAATCAGGCGAGGGATTGGTGATGGAGCAAATGAGCTCCAACAGTGAATGAAAAGGCTAAAGTGCTTTGTGTTTGCTGCATGTTTGACATTGTAGTGCTGCACAGACATGGTGTTCTAGTCAATTATCCGTCCTTCACTGTTTGATGGGAATCAAGTTTTACAAAGTTAACAATTCATCAGAGGAAAGTGAATGATTCTCGCTGCTGTTCTTCAGAGATGTAAAATGGCTGTGACCTCTGGGCTTGAATGACCTTTGCTCCAAACCAAACTTTGTCTCCCCCTTGTGTTGGTTGAATGTAGGTGCAACTGAACACGGGCCAGCTACAATACATCCGTCTTGCCCAGCCTGTGTCTGGAGCTCAGGTGGTCCAAGGACAGATCCAGACTCTCGCCAACGCCCAGCAGGTAATCACATTAGCAACAAGAAGAGCGTtcataaaacaaatgatgtcaTTTCCAGGCATttccattctttctttctttcttgtattTAACTTGTTTTGCTTTCAGATCACACAGGCAGACGTACAGCAAGGACAGCAGCAATTCAACCAGTTTACTGATGGACAGGTAACAAATGCAATGAATGTATCCAGTTTGTCAAAGCTGTTACAATGAGCATGgcattttaaaaccaaatgtctttttaatttgactCTATGTCCTTATTTCTGGCTTGTCAgcattgttaacattttaactaGTGCACACATATATCTGTGAACCAGCTGACATGTGCCCTTTgaagaaaaatgcaattaatTAAACCAGTAAAGCCTTAtttagataaaaatatattttttaagaagGTACCAGCTAGAAAGGCAGCAATAACAGTGTGTTACAGAATAGTAAcatcagacagaaaacaaaatgtcagaaatcaGAATTggacagaaatgtgtttattaaatcCTGAATAAGAGTTGAACacgttgagatatttcattttagaaacTTCCTAAATAGCACTTTCTAACAACCCTGTGTAGGATTTTGAAGTTGGATGTCATTGTATTTAAATCCAACTACACACAGACCTTCGgcctctcttgtctctctgttttacaGCAGTTGTATCAGATTCAGCAGGTGACGATGCCAGCAGGACAGGAGCTGACCCAACCGATGTTCATCCAGTCCACCAACCAGACAGTTGACGCGCAGGTCACGCAGGTCAGCACCGAATGAGCCCAACAAGGAACcttttctccacacacacacacacacacacacacacacacacatacaacacacatacaacactCATACCAGCCCATTGGAAGCCGACAGGTGCCACCAACCTTGACAAAGGACGCCCGATAAACTTCAGTTATAAGCACTGCTGATCTAGAAGAGGGACCTGAAATCTTGTAACACTCTTTGTAATAAATTTAGTACActggattaaaaaacaacaacaaagggaCACGGATTGACTCGCTCAAAATAACATGTTAAGTTGCATCCATGCTTAGACTTTTTGTACTTCTGTCACCGACCATTTGTAGAGAAAATATGCATCCACTGCCACAGACTAACTAAACTATACTTCCATGTCAAAGCTTCAAAGATTtttcaaacatgaaaaagtgtttcctttattcCTGGCGCCTTCCTTTCTGGTGTTTATTTGGAAATGAATTGGGAAAGTGTCCGTTTCTCTCTACATATCATGCTCCTGGTATATCTGTGGTTGAAGGCCGCCGTGGGATTCTTCACCTCCTGAATCATACCCTCTTTATTGTTTTCCATATAGTTGGTGGATGAAATGAAGCCGTATACCTCAGATATCACTTTTTAGAGAAAGTCAATCTAAGGGATCTTGAGAAGAGGTTATGAAGTTTCGGTGATTTCATGTAGTTTTCTCTCGTGTTGTTTTCCACATTGAAGATGAAGCATGACTTTATGTTTTCAGGGGCTTCAAACTGTATAGGTTAACTGTGTATGTGAGGGTCGTCTTTACCCTTCCAAGTTGTTCCTTCCATgtactctttctttcttcagagCAGGGAAGCTCTTCTCTGCCTCTATGCAGCTTCACTCAACCCTCTTTACCCGGGTGTTTTTTTGAGTCTTGCACCCTGGTTTAAGTCTCATGTATAAAAACCATCTGGAGCAAAAACACGACCTTTTTGTAGAATTCCCTTTTTTGTTAatacaattgtttttcttttgattttaaaatgatgtttggCCTCATTTCCTCCCACTCGTTTTTTGTACAGTATTGATTGTCAATGTtcatattattgttgtttttttgcatgtagTTCAAACTGTCAGCATGACATGCAATAGATAggtacaattttatttttgatgttcctttttgtaaacaaactttgtttgtgagaaaaaaataaaaaccataaCTTGTCTAAGAGTCATGTTTTAATAGTGTTTTCCTCAAGTActaatctttgtttttatttattttattttgggtgAATAAAGCGCTTTACTAGTGTGTGGACTGTAGATAGAGAGAAATGAAACCGCACACCAAGAGATAAGACTTGAACCATCCCAGTCAGCGTCTTACTGTATTTCCAGGTAGACACAACCCTCCACAAGAGCCACCAAAATATTATTGAATTGTTGCTTTTATAGTAACTACGTAAGTATCTAATaggtaaaaaagtattttaaatgtaagaaaatattggtGGTTTCAACAGTATTAGAATGAGGCTCGTGTTGTTTTCCCAAATGGCCACATGAGGGCAGCACTGATCTAACAAACTAAAAAGGCCACTGTTATCCTGTGTTAGAACACCTGATTTATTGCTGAAAAAGGGGTTAATCATTTTCCTCCAAGAGCATGGTTACAGAAGCATAGACACTAGTAAAACATGTGCAATCAATATGTGCCCACCATACACCCAAACACCAGACTGAGTGAACACCACTGCTGCCCTCCTTAAGCGCTCTTAAAGGCTTCATGTGCTACAAAGGACAAGCGGTTAACAATAGAGTCACGAGTTATTTGGCTGGAGACTGCTCAGCTCCTGCGAGATCAGACTGCATTCCTTATCCGACCTAAATCTTAAAAGGTAGAGAAGTACTTATTGTGGAACAGAAAATTAGACAGGCATAGAGATGCAGGGGGATGAAAATATCCCGCTTAACAGCAAGTAAAATGTCTCAGAATCAACATTGTGTCAGTGTTGAAAGCCAAAGCTCATAAGCTGCAAGTATCACTTTGAaggttttttccccccacacaTGCACTCAGTTTGCCCACTAACTACTCAATAGTCTGGTTAAGCCACAGTAGTCGGAGCCACAAGCAAACGTTAGTCAAACCAGAGGGCCCTTTCTTAATCGACTTAATCACTGAACAATAACAGCATTAATGAGTGCAGACTCATGCTCGGCTCTTTCTAATAAGAGCAGCGAGGATTGTGAGAATGTTTCAGCTTAAGTCGAGCATAAAAAAGGATTGTCTGGTGGTATTTTTCTTGGCCGGCTCGTCTGGTCAGATCAAGGCAACCTTGGACAGATGTATTAGGGCTGACTGCCTTGGCTTCAGTCTGGACCTTGTGATTGGGCCACAACGCCAGTTGATCTCACCAAGTCACAGATGAACCCATAACAGGAGTGGACATCCACTTTGTGTTTGATCCACTTTTTCTGCCCTGCTGAGGTGTCAGGAGAGTTACTTTTAATCACTGTTAAACCACAATGCAAGCTTTTCCCAGGTCCTGGCATTTCAGTGTTGTGTAAGAGTAATGTGACAGTCCGATGATCCACATAGTGAAATCCTCTTAGTGTGTATCGCCTTTCACAAGGAGCAGCAACAGACTGGTGAAATAGATTAAAAAGtgtatcaattaaaaaaaatattccttaaATCAGATTAAAATCCATAAACTTTGTTTACAAGGTTATTAAGATGTTTGATTATGACTAAAAATCTCTGACTCCATATACATGTATTCATTCATATCGAGGATGCTGTCAGTTCCTATgataaaagtcacaaaatgcGTCTGAATTGATTTTGATAACAAAACTTTATATTCTTTGCACGATGATAAATTATTATGCTAAAACTACAGCCACTGACATGGAGCCTTGAAGGGGAGTCCAACAGTTCAACCCCGGCCTCTTTAATACACCACAGCATGAATCATTCAGGTTATTTCAGGACATTTGAGAAACATTGTGTTCATAAGGCTCTGAACTCTTTCTTAATCTCTCGTCTTTTGGCTTCGGATCTAATAAAATAATCCAACCTCCCTCCATAGACTGGAGACTGATCTTTTCACCCTGTAGACCTTCACCTTTAAGGTCATCTGACCCCTGAATGTTTGGAAATCAGCCCCATTGTAACACTTTTTAATACTGCTGCTTGTGTGTGATGACTCTATCTTTTTTATAGCTCAGGGTTGTGTGGGTTAGGGTTGTTGCCTGACGGATGTGAGGTAATGTCTAAACTGCAGTGGCTTTAACAACACGCTGCATACTCCTACTGTGAGCATGCGTTGTCGCTGCTGTAAAAGTCCTAAGAGTGGTAGTAAGTTACAAAGGATCCTTTGACTGGTCATGAATGGGCCACTGAGTGAACAAGTGTCATTTCCTGACTCACTCACTGGATGTGGTGGTTGACACTTAACATTTTCATGAAGCAGAATGGCCGATTGATTAACACAGGAACGCTGCCTCATATCAgatgacatttttacagcatCTACATGACGGTAGGAGTGCGTTGTTCAGTGGGGGCTCTTCCTCCGAGCGCAGCACTGTTTGACACAATGTCACCATTTCATCTCTCCTAAGACTATAACCAGacatttcacaacaacataaactCAACACAACAGACAATATATCAGCAACTCAGTCCTCCCCTCTTAGACCCTCCGATGTTTTCCATGTAGAAAAATCAGTTAAAGGGGAGGAAACCTGattaaaaaggagaagagaaagaagattaAATAAAGGCTAACAAGAGCGTGGTCTGGGAAAGCCATTAAGTGGCGTAAATAAACGTCCAAGTGCACAGCGGAAACAAAAGGTTGGGGGGGTCGGACGCAGCGAGTTTGTACTGTACTATGTGTGGCTCACAATTGCTGATGTGAGTATTTTTAAGTTCCCATAGATTCCCTGAGTGGTTGTCGACTCCCGTAGCTCAGCAGGGCTCCTTGGGGCGTGAGTGAATGCTCGGAGTGAGAAGTGcagtggaaaaaacaacagcGAGAGGAAAGGTGGGCGTAAAGGGAACACAACATTGGGCCTCCTGCAGTCCGTCCTGGGACGTCCTGTAACTCCACCATGACTACCTTCAAATCTATGTATATGAGCGTTTACGCCCTtccttgtgttgtgtttatatatatttgttcatcCAACCAGCCGTTCCACATTCACATTCAACAGTCTGACCTTGCTCAGCTGTTGTGCGTTGTCACTGGGCGGCCCTTTATCCCAGAGGCCCTGTTGGATTCTCTGCCCAGCTCTGAGTGTTGATTACTGGGTGAAAGCAACACTGCAGCAGGGTTGGTACTGTAATAGAAAGAGGGggtgtatgtttttttacacactttgATGTAAATCCCTGAGGGTAAAGGAAGGGCCGGCCTGTACGTCGGCACCTTCTTGCCCCCCCCTGGCCTGGTTTGGACTGctcagtggaggagaggaagccaAGCTCACAGAGAGCGAGTTGTAGCGGGAGATTCTCAGTACAGGATGCCGTTGATGTTTACATAGGACCATCCTTTCATCACTGGGTGGTTAGGCTCCACAAGACTCCACTATTAGATGACCTTCTTCTCAAATTAGATTCCCTGTCTTTTATCTTTCGGTCATTTACATTACTATTCTAGGTAGAGATATACACCTTTACTTACACCTGTAGGTGTGGA is a genomic window containing:
- the nfyc gene encoding nuclear transcription factor Y subunit gamma isoform X1, whose product is MSADAFGAGGSDAQQTLQSFWPRVMEEIRNLTVKDFRVQELPLARIKKIMKLDEDVKMISAEAPVLFAKAAQIFITELTLRAWIHTEDNKRRTLQRNDIAMAITKFDQFDFLIDIVPRDDLKPPKRQEEMRQSVAPAEPVQYYFTLAQQPGAVQVQSTQQGQQQGAQTATTIQPGQIIIAQPQQGQMLQGATMQQLQQLQMLQGATMQQLQHVQVQSQGTPITSAPVTMQVGEGQQVQIVQAAPAQGQGQTAQAQGQTMQVMQQIITNTGEIQQIPVQLNTGQLQYIRLAQPVSGAQVVQGQIQTLANAQQITQADVQQGQQQFNQFTDGQQLYQIQQVTMPAGQELTQPMFIQSTNQTVDAQVTQVSTE
- the nfyc gene encoding nuclear transcription factor Y subunit gamma isoform X5, which gives rise to MSADAFGAGGSDAQQTLQSFWPRVMEEIRNLTVKDFRVQELPLARIKKIMKLDEDVKMISAEAPVLFAKAAQIFITELTLRAWIHTEDNKRRTLQRNDIAMAITKFDQFDFLIDIVPRDDLKPPKRQEEMRQSVAPAEPVQYYFTLAQQPGAVQVQSTQQGQQQGAQTATTIQPGQIIIAQPQQGQMLQGATMQQLQHVQVQSQGTPITSAPVTMQVGEGQQVQIVQAAPAQGQGQTAQAQGQTMQVMQQIITNTGEIQQIPVQLNTGQLQYIRLAQPVSGAQVVQGQIQTLANAQQITQADVQQGQQQFNQFTDGQQLYQIQQVTMPAGQELTQPMFIQSTNQTVDAQVTQVSTE
- the nfyc gene encoding nuclear transcription factor Y subunit gamma isoform X2, which translates into the protein MSADAFGAGGSDAQQTLQSFWPRVMEEIRNLTVDFRVQELPLARIKKIMKLDEDVKMISAEAPVLFAKAAQIFITELTLRAWIHTEDNKRRTLQRNDIAMAITKFDQFDFLIDIVPRDDLKPPKRQEEMRQSVAPAEPVQYYFTLAQQPGAVQVQSTQQGQQQGAQTATTIQPGQIIIAQPQQGQMLQGATMQQLQQLQMLQGATMQQLQHVQVQSQGTPITSAPVTMQVGEGQQVQIVQAAPAQGQGQTAQAQGQTMQVMQQIITNTGEIQQIPVQLNTGQLQYIRLAQPVSGAQVVQGQIQTLANAQQITQADVQQGQQQFNQFTDGQQLYQIQQVTMPAGQELTQPMFIQSTNQTVDAQVTQVSTE
- the nfyc gene encoding nuclear transcription factor Y subunit gamma isoform X6; translated protein: MSADAFGAGGSDAQQTLQSFWPRVMEEIRNLTVDFRVQELPLARIKKIMKLDEDVKMISAEAPVLFAKAAQIFITELTLRAWIHTEDNKRRTLQRNDIAMAITKFDQFDFLIDIVPRDDLKPPKRQEEMRQSVAPAEPVQYYFTLAQQPGAVQVQSTQQGQQQGAQTATTIQPGQIIIAQPQQGQMLQGATMQQLQHVQVQSQGTPITSAPVTMQVGEGQQVQIVQAAPAQGQGQTAQAQGQTMQVMQQIITNTGEIQQIPVQLNTGQLQYIRLAQPVSGAQVVQGQIQTLANAQQITQADVQQGQQQFNQFTDGQQLYQIQQVTMPAGQELTQPMFIQSTNQTVDAQVTQVSTE
- the nfyc gene encoding nuclear transcription factor Y subunit gamma isoform X9 — translated: MSADAFGAGGSDAQQTLQSFWPRVMEEIRNLTVDFRVQELPLARIKKIMKLDEDVKMISAEAPVLFAKAAQIFITELTLRAWIHTEDNKRRTLQRNDIAMAITKFDQFDFLIDIVPRDDLKPPKRQEEMRQSVAPAEPVQYYFTLAQQPGAVQVQSTQQGQQQGAQTATTIQPGQIIIAQPQQGQSAPVTMQVGEGQQVQIVQAAPAQGQGQTAQAQGQTMQVMQQIITNTGEIQQIPVQLNTGQLQYIRLAQPVSGAQVVQGQIQTLANAQQITQADVQQGQQQFNQFTDGQQLYQIQQVTMPAGQELTQPMFIQSTNQTVDAQVTQVSTE
- the nfyc gene encoding nuclear transcription factor Y subunit gamma isoform X7 codes for the protein MSADAFGAGGSDAQQTLQSFWPRVMEEIRNLTVKDFRVQELPLARIKKIMKLDEDVKMISAEAPVLFAKAAQIFITELTLRAWIHTEDNKRRTLQRNDIAMAITKFDQFDFLIDIVPRDDLKPPKRQEEMRQSVAPAEPVQYYFTLAQQPGAVQVQSTQQGQQQGAQTATTIQPGQIIIAQPQQGQMLQGATMQQLQHVQSAPVTMQVGEGQQVQIVQAAPAQGQGQTAQAQGQTMQVMQQIITNTGEIQQIPVQLNTGQLQYIRLAQPVSGAQVVQGQIQTLANAQQITQADVQQGQQQFNQFTDGQQLYQIQQVTMPAGQELTQPMFIQSTNQTVDAQVTQVSTE